In Collimonas arenae, a single genomic region encodes these proteins:
- a CDS encoding SfnB family sulfur acquisition oxidoreductase — translation MTTQFNAAAGPVARILDDIQALAAARALAASFTREASLRDRERQLPVHELEQFSRSGLWGISIPRAYGGAGVSHVTLAEVIATIAAADGSLGQIPQNHFYAVEILRVNGSEAQKRFYFERILAGERFGNALAELGTRTSQERRTRLSKDGDGFRINGRKFYATGALYAHRIPISVIDDDGVQQLAIVKRDAAGVSVIDDWSGFGQRTTGSGSVVLDNVWVTAEEVLPFQSAFERPTSLGPVAQLLHAAIDIGIARAALHDAAVFVRTRSRAWIDSKVERAIDDPLTVREFGDLAVRLAGAEALLELAGTVVDAAAWDPTVNSVAAASIAVAEARVLTTEISLAAGSKLFELAGTQATLAEHNLDRHWRNARTHTLHDPVRWKYHAVGNYYLNQKNPPRHGAI, via the coding sequence ATGACGACTCAATTCAATGCCGCCGCCGGTCCGGTGGCACGCATCCTCGACGATATCCAGGCTCTGGCCGCAGCCCGCGCGCTGGCGGCATCCTTCACTCGGGAAGCTAGCCTGCGCGACCGAGAGCGGCAATTGCCCGTGCACGAACTGGAGCAGTTTTCGCGTTCCGGCTTGTGGGGGATTTCCATACCGCGCGCCTATGGCGGCGCCGGCGTCTCGCATGTCACGCTGGCGGAAGTCATCGCCACAATTGCAGCCGCCGATGGTTCGCTCGGGCAGATCCCGCAAAACCATTTCTATGCCGTGGAAATTTTACGGGTCAACGGCAGCGAGGCGCAAAAGCGCTTTTACTTTGAGCGCATCCTGGCTGGCGAACGTTTTGGCAATGCACTGGCAGAACTTGGCACGCGCACCTCGCAGGAGCGCCGCACCCGCCTGAGCAAGGACGGCGACGGCTTTCGCATCAATGGCCGCAAATTCTATGCAACCGGCGCGCTCTACGCACACCGGATTCCGATATCGGTCATCGACGACGACGGCGTCCAGCAACTGGCGATCGTCAAGCGCGACGCCGCCGGCGTCAGTGTCATCGACGACTGGTCCGGCTTCGGCCAGCGCACCACCGGCAGCGGTTCGGTAGTGCTCGATAATGTGTGGGTGACTGCAGAAGAGGTGCTGCCATTCCAAAGCGCCTTCGAGCGGCCGACTTCACTCGGCCCTGTGGCGCAACTGCTGCACGCGGCGATCGATATCGGCATTGCCCGCGCGGCTTTGCATGATGCCGCGGTGTTCGTGCGCACCCGTTCCCGGGCATGGATCGACAGCAAGGTAGAACGCGCGATTGACGACCCCCTGACCGTGCGCGAGTTCGGCGACCTGGCGGTGCGGCTGGCCGGCGCCGAAGCCTTGCTGGAACTGGCTGGGACTGTGGTCGATGCAGCCGCCTGGGATCCGACCGTGAACTCGGTCGCAGCGGCTTCGATTGCGGTAGCCGAAGCACGCGTCCTGACGACGGAGATATCGCTGGCGGCCGGCAGCAAGCTGTTCGAGCTGGCCGGTACCCAAGCCACCCTGGCCGAGCACAATCTCGACCGTCACTGGCGCAACGCCCGCACCCATACCTTGCATGATCCGGTGCGCTGGAAATATCACGCAGTCGGCAACTATTATCTGAATCAAAAGAACCCACCGCGCCACGGCGCCATCTGA
- a CDS encoding LLM class flavin-dependent oxidoreductase, producing MSKKQIRLNAFNMNCVGHINHGLWTHPRDRSIEYTSIEYWTEQAKLLERGKFDGLFLADIVGVYDVYQGSADLTLRESIQLPVNDPLLLVSAMAAVTKHLGFGVTVNLTYEAPYLFARRMSTLDHLTRGRIGWNIVTGYLDSAARAMGLSEQPEHDTRYERAEEFMQVLYKLWEGSWEEGAVLRDRQRRVFADPAKVHRISHHGAHYQVDGYHLSEPSPQRTPVLYQAGASDRGQKFAAAHAECVFISSQKPEAARKLVTELRDQAELAGRRRQDLKIFMGISVVVAPTAAEAREKYAEYCRYANPEAGLAHFASGTGFDFSTYGIDEPIKPASSNAIQSSAKAVSAADAGWTVRKLLDQLELGGRYVTIVGSPQQVADQLEAWVRDTDIDGFNLTRTVAPESFEDFVNLVIPELQARGSYKLDYEEGTLREKLFESGQAQLPDRHPAAGFRQPTR from the coding sequence ATGTCAAAGAAGCAAATCCGCCTCAACGCGTTCAACATGAATTGCGTCGGGCATATCAATCATGGCTTGTGGACCCATCCACGCGACCGTTCCATCGAGTACACCAGCATTGAATACTGGACCGAACAGGCCAAACTGCTGGAGCGCGGCAAATTCGACGGCCTGTTCCTGGCCGATATTGTCGGCGTCTACGATGTCTATCAGGGTTCGGCTGATTTGACCCTGCGCGAGTCGATCCAGCTGCCGGTCAATGATCCTTTGCTGCTAGTGTCTGCGATGGCGGCCGTCACCAAACATCTCGGCTTTGGCGTCACCGTCAACCTGACTTACGAAGCGCCGTATTTGTTCGCACGCCGCATGTCGACCCTTGATCACCTGACCCGCGGCAGGATCGGGTGGAATATCGTCACCGGCTATCTCGACAGCGCCGCCCGTGCCATGGGCTTGAGCGAACAGCCGGAGCACGATACCCGCTATGAGCGTGCGGAAGAATTCATGCAAGTGCTGTACAAGCTGTGGGAAGGCAGCTGGGAAGAGGGCGCGGTGCTGCGCGACCGCCAACGCAGGGTCTTCGCCGATCCAGCTAAAGTGCATCGCATCAGCCACCACGGCGCTCATTACCAGGTGGATGGCTACCATCTCAGTGAACCATCGCCGCAGCGCACGCCAGTGCTATATCAGGCGGGCGCGTCGGACCGCGGCCAAAAGTTTGCCGCCGCCCATGCCGAATGCGTATTCATCTCCAGCCAGAAACCGGAAGCAGCGCGCAAGCTGGTAACGGAGCTGCGCGACCAGGCAGAACTGGCTGGCCGCCGCCGGCAAGATCTTAAAATCTTCATGGGTATTTCGGTCGTCGTCGCACCCACCGCCGCCGAGGCGCGGGAAAAGTACGCCGAGTACTGCCGCTACGCCAACCCGGAAGCCGGCCTTGCGCACTTTGCTAGCGGCACCGGCTTCGACTTTTCCACCTACGGCATCGATGAGCCGATCAAGCCAGCCAGCAGCAATGCCATCCAGTCCTCCGCTAAGGCCGTGAGCGCAGCTGACGCAGGCTGGACCGTTCGCAAATTGCTGGACCAGCTGGAGCTGGGCGGACGCTATGTCACCATCGTCGGTTCTCCGCAGCAGGTCGCCGATCAATTAGAGGCATGGGTGCGCGACACCGATATCGACGGCTTCAACCTGACCCGCACGGTAGCGCCGGAAAGCTTCGAGGATTTCGTCAATCTCGTCATCCCCGAACTACAGGCGCGCGGCTCCTACAAGCTGGATTACGAAGAAGGCACGCTGCGCGAAAAGCTGTTCGAATCCGGACAGGCCCAACTACCAGACCGGCATCCCGCAGCCGGTTTCCGGCAACCCACCCGATAA